Below is a window of Thiovulum sp. ES DNA.
CAATTTTTTTAACTTGATTTTTCAATTCAAGAAGAGTCGAACATCGATCTTTTACAAGTTCAATAATTTCACTTTTTCCATCAATTTTTTCAGCAAGTTCTCTGCTTGATCTCTTTTTTAAGAATTCACCATTTATCCAATTCAATTTATCTTTTGAATAAATTGATGCACTTTTACTAATATTTTTCGGATCGAAAAACTCTTTCATCTCCTCAATTGTAAAAATTTCCTGATCTCCGTGTGACCAGCCAAGTCGAACTAGAAAATTTAAAAGTGCTTCTGGAAAATATCCGAGTTTCTCATATTCCATAACATCTGTCGCACCATCTCGTTTTGAGAGTTTTTTTCCATTCTCATTATGAATCATTGGAACATGATAAAAAGTTGGCAGTTGAAAATGAAGTGCATCATAAATAACTTGCTGTTTCGGTGTATTTGAAAGGTGATCATCACCTCTAATAACTTCATTCACTCCCATTAAATGATCATCAACAACAACAACAAAATTATAAGTCGCTGAACCATCAGCACGAGCAATAATAAAATCGTCAAGTGTATCTTCTACTCGAAATTCAATTCTTCCCTTGATTTTATCATCTACAAAAATCGAACCACTTTGGGGTGCTTTAATTCTGATTACAGGTTTCACATCTTTTGGAGGAGTTCCTGTAAAATCTCGGTATCTCCCATCATATCGCGGTCTCTCTTTTTTCGCTTCTTGCTCTGCTCTCAATTCTGCTAACTCTTCTTGAGTCATATAGCATTTATAAGCTTTTCCGCTGTCAAGAAGTTGTTGAATATATTTTTTGTAAATATGTGATCTTTCACTCTGTCGAACAATCTCATCATCGCTCTCCATTCCAACCCATTTAAAAGCATTTAAAATTGCATTGACAGCATCTTCGTTGTGCCGACTCTGGTCTGTATCTTCAACTCGAAGTAAAAATTTTCCGCCATTTTTTCTAGCCCAAAGCCAATTTAAAAGTGCTGTTCGCAGTCCGCCAATATGCAAATATCCAGTCGGACTCGGTGCAAAACGAGTAACTACCATTTTAATCCTGTTTTTTGTGAAATACTAACAAACAAAAAATTATTCCTACTCAATTAAAGTCCGAGAAGTTTTAAAAGTTCAGAAAATTTGCTTTCAAAATAATATGGTTGAGTTTCAAGTTGGTTTTTGGTGAAATCACATTTTTCCCAAATTCCAAACCTTTTTCTGTCAAAGATTTAAAGGGACTGACCTGATTGCTAAAATTTCGCAATGAAGAGAATAAGAAAATATAAAAAATATTCAAGATTATCTGATACTGAAAAAGAATTTATTTACAGATCATACGGAGAAAATGTTGGGCAAAGAGCTTTGTCAAGAATACTTAAAGTAAGTTTAAGCACAATCCAATACCACTATAAAAAAATGAGAATATTTAAAGAGAAATTCGAAGAATTTATGTCGTCAATAAAAGGAAGAACTTTCTTTGCTTATTTAATTATTGATGATCTTTACACTTTTTATAAAAAGAAATCGCAAAAGGTTTATGTTTGGTCTGCTATTGCCGTAGATATCGAAGGAAATCAGCATTACTTTTATCATTTATCAGAAAAAAAAGATAATAAAGCTCTGTTAGAATTTAAAGAAAAACTGCCAAATGTAGAGATAGTTTTTTGTGATGGAAATGTTAGTTATAACTCTGTTTTTGTAGATAAAGCAACAATGAAAAAAATCTGTATTTACAAACCTTGTAGAAAGCCTTAATTCTAGTTTAAGAAGCAAAATTTCGTATCTTACAAGAAAGAGCGATAAACATGCAAAAAGTTTTGAATGGTTAGATTTCAGATTATCACATTTTTTCTATAATAAAAACTTTTACGAGGAGCTATTAGGTCAGTCCCTATTAATTCAGCTAATTCTCTTTGGTTAAGATTTAAATCTTGACAAGTTTTATCGACAATGTTTATCTCCAAAAATCCCCTTTTGACTTTTTTAAATTTTATCAATTTGAGAAGATGTCCATGTCAAGTCATGAACTTGTTTCAGGTGGGCTTGTCCCGTGCTAGATACGGGGAGGGACAGAAGCCCGTCCCAAAACTTGCCCCGTGCTTGATACGGGGAGGGACGGTAAAAAATTTTAAATCACAAAATTTAACAAAAAAAAGAACCCCGTACTTGATACGGGGCTATAAGTCACGGACACAAACAGCAAAGTTATTGTTTGTCTGATCGAGCCAATAGTCGTCCCCACTGCTGAACTTGACAACCCAAGATCTGGAACTATTATTTTTCCTTATACTCCAATACCGAGAGTTTTTGCTTTGCAAATTTCGGAAACTATTTTTGTTTTTTTGTGCTATTTTTAGTTCATCTTTGTTTGGAAGTCTCCAATTTGAGAAACCAAGAAGTCGAAGTTTTTCACAATATTCACAAGCACTTTCCCACCAAATCTTTTCTGGCAAATCGAAATCTTGAAACATCAAATTTCCAACGGTGATTGTTTTTGAAGCAATTTCTTCTCGTTCTCGTTCTCGTTCGATTTCAACTAAATCTATTTTCTTGATTTTTCCAATAAAAGTTTTGTTTTCAAAATTGGTTGAAATTTTTTCAACAAAAAATCCTTCAACTTCTTTAAAAAGTTCTACTTTCTCAAATTTTGGAATATCTTCAAAAATTGACTCTTTTTTGAAAATCTTTTTGTCAATAAATTTTGGTTGCTTTTCAAAAACATCAACTGTTTTGTATTTTGGAATATCTTCAAAAATATCAACTGTTTTATAAATTGGTTGATTTTCAAAAACATCAACAGCTCTATAAATTGGCTGCTCTTCAAAAATATCAACCATTTTGTATTTTCGTTTTTTTTCATAAACTGGTTTTTCTTCGGTGGCAAACCAACCTGTTTTTACCGTTTCAGTCCCAATATAAACCTCTTCAAAACCATCAAAAACTTTCTCACTGCCAACTTTCACTTTTTTTGTGCCGTCCTGAATTTCTTTCGTTCCAGTTTTGACTCTTTTGAAACCATCCCGAACTTTTTTTGTTCCAGTTTTGACTTTTTTTGTGCCGTCCTGAACTTCTTTCGTTCCTGTTTTGACTTTCTGAAAACCATCTTG
It encodes the following:
- a CDS encoding glutamyl-tRNA synthetase (PFAM: tRNA synthetases class I (E and Q), catalytic domain~TIGRFAM: glutamyl-tRNA synthetase, bacterial family), translated to MVVTRFAPSPTGYLHIGGLRTALLNWLWARKNGGKFLLRVEDTDQSRHNEDAVNAILNAFKWVGMESDDEIVRQSERSHIYKKYIQQLLDSGKAYKCYMTQEELAELRAEQEAKKERPRYDGRYRDFTGTPPKDVKPVIRIKAPQSGSIFVDDKIKGRIEFRVEDTLDDFIIARADGSATYNFVVVVDDHLMGVNEVIRGDDHLSNTPKQQVIYDALHFQLPTFYHVPMIHNENGKKLSKRDGATDVMEYEKLGYFPEALLNFLVRLGWSHGDQEIFTIEEMKEFFDPKNISKSASIYSKDKLNWINGEFLKKRSSRELAEKIDGKSEIIELVKDRCSTLLELKNQVKKIAEKPTEYDPKSLKKHFKELNQSLLKEFLEKLRGNRDCENSFNTVLEQNEVGMAKLAQPIRIALVGTAQSPSVVDVMKILGSDEVIAR